The Chitinispirillales bacterium genome window below encodes:
- a CDS encoding UDP-N-acetylmuramoyl-L-alanyl-D-glutamate--2,6-diaminopimelate ligase, producing MNVSNLLKEIEIKNIVYDSRAVKSGDLFCAIKGFSFDGNDFVDIAVKNGAVGVLSENEKPNNFNKIWIKCDNVKKTMAEFGKDFYGVDFSDIYSVAVTGTNGKTSVATICDSILANIFGEENTCLIGTIGNKICGEFFGSDRTTPEAIDTLRIIGSAKNKIKTLCMEASSHALVLDRLTEFYFDSAIFTNLTQDHLDFHETMEEYYSAKKRLFTKHIKNNGAAIINIDDEYGKRLIKELKNDKSFSIGFAHDANYRILTAHCDWKGIFFKIKTPNAKILKFRTKLIGHFNVINCAQAVCGLLASGIDEYAVIEGLEKVKPVEGRIDKVELNSPFSVIVDYAHTPDALVKILSTAKKLTKGNLIAVFGAGGNRDKTKRPLMGDAVAKNCDFAVLTSDNPRNENPQSIIDEVKDGFPIDFPHVCVIDRKEAIKFAFENANEGDAVIIAGKGHEKYQETAGVKHRFDDKETAKDVWEEIKNHRGKI from the coding sequence GTAAAAAACGGAGCGGTCGGAGTATTATCCGAAAATGAAAAACCGAATAATTTTAACAAAATTTGGATTAAATGCGATAATGTAAAAAAAACGATGGCTGAATTTGGAAAAGATTTTTATGGCGTAGATTTCAGCGATATATATTCCGTCGCGGTTACGGGAACAAACGGAAAAACCAGCGTCGCTACGATTTGCGATTCTATTTTGGCAAATATTTTCGGTGAAGAAAACACTTGTTTAATAGGAACGATAGGAAATAAGATTTGCGGAGAATTTTTTGGATCCGACAGAACAACTCCGGAAGCGATCGACACTTTAAGAATTATCGGTTCGGCGAAAAATAAAATCAAAACCTTATGTATGGAAGCGTCGTCGCACGCGCTCGTATTGGATCGTTTAACGGAATTTTATTTTGATTCGGCAATATTTACAAATCTGACTCAAGATCATTTGGATTTTCATGAAACTATGGAAGAATATTATTCGGCAAAAAAGCGATTATTTACAAAACATATAAAAAACAACGGCGCGGCGATAATAAATATCGACGACGAATATGGAAAACGACTTATCAAAGAATTAAAAAACGACAAAAGTTTTTCAATCGGATTCGCCCACGACGCTAATTACAGAATTTTAACAGCCCACTGCGACTGGAAAGGTATTTTTTTCAAAATCAAAACGCCGAATGCAAAAATTCTGAAATTTCGGACAAAATTAATCGGACATTTTAACGTAATAAACTGCGCACAGGCGGTTTGCGGGCTGCTCGCTTCGGGAATCGACGAATACGCGGTAATCGAAGGATTAGAAAAAGTAAAACCGGTAGAAGGAAGAATAGATAAAGTTGAGTTAAACTCCCCTTTCAGCGTTATCGTAGATTATGCGCACACGCCCGACGCACTCGTAAAAATTTTATCGACCGCAAAAAAACTGACAAAAGGGAATTTAATCGCCGTATTCGGAGCGGGCGGAAACCGTGACAAAACTAAACGACCGCTTATGGGAGACGCCGTTGCAAAAAACTGCGATTTTGCGGTTTTAACAAGCGATAATCCGCGCAATGAAAATCCGCAAAGCATCATTGACGAAGTAAAAGACGGATTTCCGATAGATTTTCCGCACGTATGCGTTATAGACCGTAAAGAAGCGATAAAATTCGCGTTTGAAAACGCAAATGAAGGCGACGCGGTGATTATTGCAGGAAAAGGACATGAAAAATATCAGGAAACAGCCGGCGTAAAGCATCGTTTTGACGACAAAGAGACGGCAAAAGACGTTTGGGAAGAAATAAAAAATCATCGCGGCAAAATTTGA